The genomic interval AAAACGCAAAACCTGGCGATTTCAGATACCGTGATATCAGTGGTACTGCCGGGGTTCCTGATTCAACGATCTCTTCTCTTGACAGACAAGTAATTGGTAATCCCAACCCAAAATTGACATATGGTATAAATACCAGTTTTAACTATAAGTGGTTTGATCTGAGCCTTGATTTTCAAGGCGTTGCCAAAGTTGATATTTACAATGCAAACCTGGGATGGAGATATGGTAACGAAAACTTCACAAAAGACTTCTACGATAACAGATGGTACGGAGCAGGTACTTCAAATACTTATCCTTCAGCTAACATCGGTGGCGGATCAAATTATCTTCCCAATACATTTTTTGTTCAAAGCGGAAGTTATTTCAGAGTTCGGAATGCGCAGATCGGATACACTTTCCCACAGTCGGTTAACGACAAGCTGAAAATTAAAAAACTTCGCGTTTACGCAAATGCTCAGAACCCACTGAATTTCTTCAAGTACAAAGGACTTTCACCAGAAGTTAGAGCGAATGAAAATAAACCAACCCAGGCTGGAATCGATGCTAACGTATATCCTTTGTCGGCAACTTACAACTTCGGTATTAACGTCACTTTCTAAGATCATCAGGAATATGAAAAATATAGATTTTAAAAACAATTTAAAGCAAGCAGGCTTGTATTTGGGATTAGCTTCTCTTTTACTGGTTCCTTCTGCTTGTGAGCAAAGCTTTTTGGATACCGATCCACAAGGCAAACAAGCTGGTACTGTTTTCTGGCAAAACGAAGGCGATGCAACTAAGGCTGTAAATGCCATGTATGCAAACCTGAGAGGATGGACCAACACTGCTTTTGCTCCTATTGCAGTTGAAAACATGGGATCCGATGATGCAGAAAAAGGCAGTACAGCCTCTGATGCGACCTTTTTCAATGATTATGATAACTTTTCTGTTGGATCTGGTGATGGCCAGCTTGCTGACTTCTGGAAAGGGCAATATCAGAACATCAACTATGCTAATCAGGTACTGGACAACATTCCGGCAATCAGCATGGATGAAACACTGAAAGCAAGATATCTGGGTGAAGCCAAATTTGTTCGAGCTTATTCTTATTTCAGATTGGTAAGGGCATATGGAGATGTTCCATTGCGTTTAAAATTACCTGCTGATGCATCTGAGTACAATTTACCACGTACACCTAAGGCAGATGTATACGCTGCGATTGAAAAAGATCTTACTGAAGCCGCGGCTGTTCTTCCTCAAAGCTATGGTTCAAGTGATCTTGGACGAGTAACTAAAGGAGCTGCTATGTCACTTAACGCAAAAGTGTCAATGTACCAGTCCAAATGGCAGCAGGTTTTAGATTTGACTAACCAGGTAATTGCTTCGGGGAAATATTCCCTTTTCAATAATTACGAGCAATTGTTTCGAATAGCAAATGAGAATTCTTCTGAGTCAATTTTTGAAATCCAGAACGAGCTTTTGCAGTCGAACAAAGATGCATCTAACTCGCAGTATTCACAAGTTCAGGGTGTTCGTGGAGTCACTGGCGGCGGATGGGGATTCAATGTTCCAACCAAAGCTCTTGCCGATGCTTTCGAAACTGGTGATCCAAGAAGAGATGCAACGATCATTTTCAGAGGCGAAACAACTCCAGAAGGTGATGCTATTGCAGCTGTGGGGGACAACCCGATGT from Dyadobacter sp. NIV53 carries:
- a CDS encoding RagB/SusD family nutrient uptake outer membrane protein, yielding MKNIDFKNNLKQAGLYLGLASLLLVPSACEQSFLDTDPQGKQAGTVFWQNEGDATKAVNAMYANLRGWTNTAFAPIAVENMGSDDAEKGSTASDATFFNDYDNFSVGSGDGQLADFWKGQYQNINYANQVLDNIPAISMDETLKARYLGEAKFVRAYSYFRLVRAYGDVPLRLKLPADASEYNLPRTPKADVYAAIEKDLTEAAAVLPQSYGSSDLGRVTKGAAMSLNAKVSMYQSKWQQVLDLTNQVIASGKYSLFNNYEQLFRIANENSSESIFEIQNELLQSNKDASNSQYSQVQGVRGVTGGGWGFNVPTKALADAFETGDPRRDATIIFRGETTPEGDAIAAVGDNPMYNQKSYVPFSLYISGFNEGAQQNVRVIRYADVLLMNAEAANELGNNALALSSLELVRARARGTSKTILPKVTTTDKVALRTAIWNERHYELAMEFDRYFDVIRQGRGAEIFGPKGWKANKNEVWPVPQTEIDLSAGLLVQNPGY